The genomic stretch GATGGCGCCGGCGATGCTGCTGACGCCGCAGGCGCGCTTTGTCGATCTCGATGGGCCCTTGCTGCTGGCGCACGACCGCGACGGCGGTCTGCGCTATGACGGCAGCCTCGTTCATCCGCCGGAAGCTTCACTGTGGGGATGATCGGCGAGACCTGTTCGCGCCAGCCACATCACCAGCGCACCTGAAGCCGCCATCGCGGCCATCATGTAGTAGACACCCTGCCCGAACTGCGCATAGACCAGACCCGACAGGATCGACGTCAAGCCGGCGACGATGCCGCTGCAGGCCGCGAGGTAACCCTGGCCCCGCGCCATCACATGGCCGGGCACGTGACGCACCATCAGCCCCATGATGCCGACTTGCGTCAGCCCAAAGGTCAGCCCGTGCAGGAGTTGAACGACCGCGAGTACCGCGATCGGCGGATCCTGCGCGGTGATCACCCAGCGCGCGACCGCACAGAGTGCCGATATCACCACCAGCAGCGAAGGCGGCAGCGTAAACCGCGGCGACAGCGCAAACAGCGCGATTTCGGCGAGCACGCCCAATGCCCACAGGCCCGCGATCGTCAACCCGCCAAATCCCGCCTGCTGCCAGGCGATGGACGCGAAGATGTAATAGGCCGAATGGCTGCTCTGGATCAGCGCCGAGGTGACGATGATGGCGAGAAACCCGCGATCGCGCAGCAAGGCGCGCGCGCCTTGCACCGCAGGTTGGGCCGCCCTGGGCTGGCCGAGCGGCTGAAGTCCGAGGCCGACGAGCGCGCTGAGCGCCGCCACCGACGCAATGACCCAGATCAGGTTTTTGGCGGCGATGACATCGACCAATAGCCCGCAGACCAGCGCACCGGCGACGAACGCGGCCGAGCCCCACAGCCGCAGCGGTCCGTAATTGAGGCCGTAAAGCCTGACGCCGCGCAGCGCATAAGCATCCGTCAGCGGCACCATCGGCGTCCACAGGCAGCAGGTGACGGCGTAGACGAGCAACACCAGCAGCGGCAGTTGCCGGGTTCCCATGACCAGAAACCCGAGCGCGGTTGCAAATCCCGTGACGATGATCGCGCCGCGCAGCATCTGGCGCCGCTCGGCAAAGCCGGTCACGAGGGGAAGCACGGTAAATCGCGTGACCGGCGGCACCGCGGTGATGATCCCGATCCAGAAGGCGTCGATCCCGACCGCCTTCAACCACACCGTGAAAAACGGCAGATGGGTCCCCATCATGCCGAACAGCGCGGCGTAAAACAGCGCCAGCCGCGTCGCGAATCGCTTCGATGCCGCCTGAGAAGCGATGGGGATTTGTGATTCGCTCGGCATCAATTCAATTGCGATTCGCTTGATATCGTGATGATCGTTAGCGTAACGCGTAGTGATTTGCGCGCAGAGTTTAGCATGGCCGAAGAAGCATTCGCCTTATCGCCGATTTCAGCCCGCGCGGTGCAGCCGGGCGAGGAGGACTATGCCGCGATCAGCGAAGCCTTCATGGAGACTTCGCGGGGCCGCTGGTTTCTCGGCGAATACGCCAAGCGCAACCGCAATGCCGACACCCGCATGGTGCTGGACGCGGTGGCGCGGATCGAACAAAGCCTGGCCGCGCAGAAGGAAGACAGCCTTCAGAGCGAAGCAAGCCTTGCCGCGCAGCAGCAACTGGCGGCTGCGATCGCGGCAAATGCCGGGCTGGAAGAAGCCAGACTTGCTGCAGCCAAATTGGCCGAAGTCAAATCAGCTGAAGCCAAATTAGCTGAAGCCAAACTGGCTGAGGCCTTGGCGGTGATCCAAAGCGCGGTCGGTTCGGCACAGACGTCCGCGACCGAGGCGCTCGATGCGCTGGCGCTGGAGCAAAAACTCGCGCCGGTCCGCAAGGGCGCGCGGGTGATTCGGGAGATCGCCTGGCGATTGCGGGAAATCGGCAATGACGGGCGAATCTGCGACCTGATCGATTCGCAGGTCGCCGTCATCGAGGCGGGCGCCGGAGAAATCTCCGCCGAGGAGGCCCGAGCGGCGCTGCACGCGGCGTTCGCTGCCATTGCAGGCCGGCTCGCGGAATTCAGCGACGACGCGGCACCTACACTGGTCGCCGAGGCGGCCGTTGCCGACGCGCTGGTTGCCGAAGCTGCGGTTTCCGAGACAGTGGCGGTTGCCTCGCCCTCCCCGGCCCCGCGGCAAGCTGTCGCCGAGACGATCGAAGCGGATCCGGTTGAGGTGGCTCCGGTCGAGATAGCTGCGGAAGCCCCGACAAGCTCTTTGGCCCCCGCGGCCGAGCTGGCGTCAGCAGAGGCGGAAGCCGCGCTGGCACAGGCGGAAGCCGCCGAGGTGGCTGAAGTCACCGACGCTGCCGCCGACGCGCATGACGAGGCGGTGCTCGACCTCATCGCGCAGGAGATGGGCGCGCCCGACGAATTCGAGATCGACGATACCGCGACCATGATCGCCGAAGAGGCGCACATCACCGAACTGGCGCCGGCCGAGTTCGAGATCGCAGCCGAGGCGCCCGAGCCGATCGTCGCCGAACCGGCGGAGCCGATGGCCGAAATGCCGGCGCAGGCGGCCGTCAAAGCTGCGCCCGAACCGGCGATTGAAATGTCGCTGGGCTCGAGCATCATCGCCAGCGGCATGTTGCGAAAGCCCGGTGGTGCGGCCAACGACCCGCTGGCCCCGATCCGGCGCATGAGCCAGGCCGAGAAGATCGCGTTCTTCTCGTAGACGGCCGTCCGTCATTGCGAGGAGCGCAGCGACGAAGCAATCCATTCTTTCTTTGTGTGGCAGCATGGAT from Bradyrhizobium sp. Ash2021 encodes the following:
- a CDS encoding MFS transporter, producing the protein MPSESQIPIASQAASKRFATRLALFYAALFGMMGTHLPFFTVWLKAVGIDAFWIGIITAVPPVTRFTVLPLVTGFAERRQMLRGAIIVTGFATALGFLVMGTRQLPLLVLLVYAVTCCLWTPMVPLTDAYALRGVRLYGLNYGPLRLWGSAAFVAGALVCGLLVDVIAAKNLIWVIASVAALSALVGLGLQPLGQPRAAQPAVQGARALLRDRGFLAIIVTSALIQSSHSAYYIFASIAWQQAGFGGLTIAGLWALGVLAEIALFALSPRFTLPPSLLVVISALCAVARWVITAQDPPIAVLAVVQLLHGLTFGLTQVGIMGLMVRHVPGHVMARGQGYLAACSGIVAGLTSILSGLVYAQFGQGVYYMMAAMAASGALVMWLARTGLADHPHSEASGG